Genomic DNA from Thermoanaerobaculum aquaticum:
CTTGCATGGCCCGGTCAAACTGCGAGCGGTTGAAGTCAAATCCCCCTACGAGCGCCAGGATGGCCCCGGTGCGGTTGTCCAGCACCACGATGGCGCCTTCCACCTTGGGCTCGGCTTCCAGGCTCACCTCCACGGGCGCAGGTGCCGGGGGCAGGGTCTTCAGCCGAACCAGAAGGACGTCCCCGGGCTTGATGAGGGAGTACAGGCTCGTGCGCTTGGTCCATTGCGCCTCGGCCAGGGGCAGACGGCCTTCCCGGCTGCCGATAATGAGCTTGGCCTCCTGGGCTTTTACCTCCTGGACCACGGCGTAGGTGAGCTCACCGGGCTGCCACTTGAGGAACGGCCAACTAGGGTGACGGAAGGCTTTGAGGTCTTTGATCCCTTCGTCGATCAGGTTGCGCAAGGCCCCCGGCCAGCCCAGGCGCTTTTGCAACTCCACCAGGCCCTCCCGCAGGGCCTCTTCGGCAAGCCTTTGAAGGGTGGGATCGAGGGTGGTTTCGGCGGTAAGGCCACCTTCCAGCAGCAGCTCGCTCCCCAGCTTTTCTTCCAGGGAGCGTCTCACTTCCTCCAAAAAGTATGCGGCTGAAGTTTCGCGATCGAGATGGGGGCTGGCCCCCAGTGGCTCCGCTATGGCTTTTTCGTAGGTGGTGCGGTCAATCATGCCCTCTTCCAGCATGCGCTTGAGCACGTGGTTGCGCCGACGCAAGGCCCTCTCCGGGTGGTCAATGGGGGAGAGGTCGGTGGGTCGCTGGGGAAGCCCCGCCAGCAGCGCCGCTTCCGGCAGGGTGAGAGCCGAAGCCGGCTTGCCAAAGTAAAAACGGGCGGCTGCCTCCACGCCGTAAACGCCATGGCCAAAGTTCACCTGGTTGGCGTACAGCGTGAAGATTTGGTCTTTGGAAAAGCGTTGCTCGATTTCAATGGCCAGGAGGATTTCCTTGAGCTTGCGCATGAGCCTCTTTTCGCGGCTCACGATCCCCACGTTGCGGGCCAGCTGCTGGGTGATGGTGGATCCCCCCTGGGCCTTGCTTAAGGACAGCACGTTGCGCAGGAAAGCCCGGGCCATGCCCGAAGGGTCCACCCCGGGATGCTTGTAAAAGTTGGCATCCTCCACCGCCAGCACGGCATCCCGGAACACCTTGGGGATTTGCTCGAAGGTCACGGGGAGCCGGCGTTCGGCAGCAAAGCTGCCAATGACCGAACCGTCCCGGGCTTTCACCACGGTAGCGGCCGGGGGTTGATAGGCGGTGAGGGCCTCCACCGCCGGCAGCTGGATAAACCGCGCCACCACCACGGCGGCAATGGCACCCACCGCCAGCCCCGCCAGCAAGCCCACCAGCAGCCAGCGCAACAGCGTCTTCCCCATCGCCGTGAGAATCCCCACAAAGTGGCTAGACTGTCAAGTTGGAGGGCGGCCCATGGGGGCGTTGTCCGCTGGCAGGTTGTGGGTGTGGCGCGGCTTAGGGCTGGCGCTGCTTTTGGTCCTGGTGGTTTTGCTGCTGGGGCTCGCGGGAAAGGTGCGCCAGCTGGAAGGGCGAGCCTGGGATAAAACCATGGGGGAGCTGGAAGCCCGCGCCAGGACGCTGCCGTCACCGCTGCGCGATGAGCTGCTGGCTTCCTTGGTTTGCCTCAAGTTGCAGCGCGAAGGTGGGCTTTTGAACGCCCAGCGGAGCGGTGCGTTTATGAGAGCAGCCAGGGAAGCCCTCGCCGACGGCCAATTGAGCCCCGAAGAAGCTCACCGCGTGCTGGAGGCGGCGCGCGCTGCCTGTGGCCAGAAATGAGCAAGCCGTTTCGATTGGTGGCGCCTTTTGCGCCGGCGGGAGACCAGGCGCAAGCCATTGCCAAGCTGGTGGAGGGGTTCCGCCAGGGCCTTTTTGCCCAGACGCTTCTGGGGGTCACCGGCTCGGGGAAAACCTTCACCATGGCCAAGGTCATCGAAGCTTTGAACCGGCCTACCCTGGTGCTTTCTCACAACAAGACACTTGCCGCCCAGCTTTACCAGGAGTTCAAGGGCTTTTTCCCGGAAAACGCGGTGGAGTACTTCGTTTCCTACTACGACTACTACCAGCCGGAAGCGTACGTGCCCGCCACCGACACCTACATCGAAAAGGAAACCTCCATCAACGAGGAAATAGATCGGTTGCGCCTTTCCGCCACCCGCTCGCTCTTTGAAAGACGGGACGTGCTGATCGTGGCGTCGGTTTCCTGCATTTACGGCTTGGGCGACCCGGCGGCCTATTACGGAATGCTTTTGCTGTTGGAGCCGAGTACGGCGCCGGGGATGGAGCCGGTGTTGCGGCAGCTGGTGGCCATGCAGTACGAACGCACCCAGCTGGATTTGGTGCCCGGCGCCTTCCGGGTGCGGGGGGATGTGCTGGAGATCTACCCTCCTTACGAGGACCACGCCATTCGCGTGGAGTTCTGGGACCGGGAAATCGAAAGGATAAGCCGCATCGATCCCCTCCGCGGGGTGGTGCTGGAAGACGTGGAGGATCGCTTGCCCATTTACCCGGCCTCCCACTACGTGACCACCCGGGACATCCTCCAGCAGGCCATTGCCGACATCAAGGCGGAGCTGGATGAGCGGGTGGCGGAGCTGAAAGCCGCTGGCAAGCTTTTGGAGGCCCAGAGGCTTTCCCAGCGCACGCTGTTCGATCTCGACATGCTTTCGGAGCTCGGCTACTGCCCGGGCATTGAGAACTACTCCCGCCACCTCACCCGCAGAAAGCCTGGCGAGCCACCACCCACGCTTTTGGACTACTTCCCGTCCGATTGGCTGCTAATCGTGGATGAGTCGCATGTGACCATCCCCCAGGTGCGGGGCATGTACCACGGCGATCGCTCCCGCAAGGAAACGCTGGTGGAGTTCGGTTTTCGGCTGCCTTCGGCGCTGGACAACCGGCCGCTGACCTTTGAGGAGTTCATGTCCCGCCTGCACCAGGTGCTTTTCGTTTCGGCCACGCCGGGAGAGTGGGAAATCCAGGTCTCCAACGGGGTGGTGGTGGAGCAGCTCATCCGCCCTACCGGGCTTTTGGATCCGGTGGTGGAGGTGCGGCCGGCCCAGGGGCAGGTGGACGACGTGATTGCCCGCATCCGGGAGCGGGTGGCAGCGGGGGAGCGGGTGCTGGTGACCACGCTCACCAAGCGCCTGGCCGAGGACCTCACCCAGTACCTTTCGGAGCTAGGCATTCGCGCCCGCTACCTGCACAGCGAAATTGATACCCTGGAGCGCACGGCTATCCTGGCCGACCTGCGCCGCGGGGTCTTTGACGTGCTGGTGGGCATCAACCTCCTGCGCGAAGGGCTGGATTTGCCGGAGGTTTCGCTGGTGGCCATTTTGGACGCCGACAAAGAAGGCTACCTCCGCTCCCACACCGCCCTCATCCAGACCATTGGCCGGGCGGCCCGCAACGTCAACGGCACGGCCATCCTTTACGCCGACACCATCACCGAGTCCATGCGCAAGGCCATTGAGGAAACGCGGCGGCGGCGGGCCATTCAAGAGGCTTACAACCGGGAGCACGGTATTGAGCCGCGCACCATTATCAAGGACATTGCCAACCCCCTGGTGCAAATGGCCAACCTGGACTACCACGACGCGCTCACCCAGCCGCCACGGGTGGGTGAGCTGGAGGTTCTGGACGAAAAGTCCCTCACCAAGACCATTGCCGAACTGGAAAAGCAAATGAAGGCCGCGGCCAAGCGGCTGGAGTTTGAAGAAGCGGCGCGCCTTCGTGACCGCATCAAGGAGCTGCGGGCTTTGCAGGTTTACAAAACTTAAGCGCCGGCCCGCTCCACCCACAACGCCAGGATGTTCAAGGCGCACTCGGCCGCTTTGGCCATCCATTCCAGAGAAACCCACTCCTGCACCGAGTGGAAGTTTTGCCCGCCGGCCCAAATGTTGGGGGTGAGGAGGCCCATGAAGGAAAGGCGGGCCCCGTCGGTGCCGCCGCGAATGGCCTTGCGCACCGGCTCCAGGCCCATCCTCCGCACCGCCTCCAGGGCCACCTCCAGCACCTGCGGCTCCTTGCGGATGGCGTAAGCCATGTTGCGGTAGGACTCCTTGATGGTGATGCTGACCTTGGCCTGCGGGAAGGAAGCTCGCACCTCCTCCACGATGCGCTGCAGGGTGGCTTCCTGCTGGTGCAGCTCCTCTTCGCTGAAGGCGCGGACCAGGAACTTCACCTCCACCTTGCTCACGTCCCCGCGGATGTCGTAGGGGTGGAGGTAAGGCTGGCGGCCTTCGGTGGTTTCGGGAAGGAAGTCCTTGGGGAGGCGTTCGATGATGGCGGCAGCCACCCGCACGGCGTTGGTCATCTTGTCCTTGGCGTAGCCGGGGTGGACGTCGTGACCTTCCACGGTAACCAAGGCCGAGTCGGCGCAAAACGTCTCGTCCTCGATTTCGCCGAGATCGGAGCCGTCCAGGGTGTACGCGTAGCGGGCGCCGAAGCCCGGGACGTCAAAGTGCTCGGTGCCGCGGCCTACCTCTTCATCGGGGGTGAAGGCCACCCGGACGGTACCGTGGAGGAACTCGGGGTGGCGCTGCATCCAGGCCAGGGCGGTCATGATTTCGGCAATGCCGGCTTTGTCGTCGGCGCCCAGGAGCGTGGTGCCGTCCGATGTAATCAACGTGTGGCCCAGGCAGCGGGCGAGGTTGGGGTTTTCCGCGTAGCGGATGACCTGGTTGGAATCGCCGGGCAAGGTGATGTCGCCACCGGCGTAGTTTTCGATCACCTGGGGTTTGACCCCGCCCCCAGGTGTGCCGAAGTAGGTGTCCAGGTGGGCGATCAGGCCAATGGTGGGGACCTTGCCGTGGGCTGGGTGGTCTGCGGGGATGTTGCTGGGCAGGGTGGCGTAAACGTAGCCCCACTGGTCCATGGCGGCGTCGCTCAGTCCCAGCGCTTTGAGCTCTTCCACCAGCATGCGGGCCAGGTCCTTTTGCTTTTCGGTGGAAGGGAACGAAGTGCTGTTTTCATCCGACTGGGTGTCCACCTGCACGTAGCGCAAAAAGCGCTCCAAAAGCTCCTTGCGGTCCTGGGAATCGAGGGTAATTGCCATGGGGCCTCCTTTCCTAGCGTAAGAGATCGGCGGGCTGCACCTCGCCACGGTCCAGGGCCTTCAAAAGCCGCATGATGATTTGCGCATCGGCAATGGAGGTGTGGGCATCGGCCATGGCCCCCTCCAAAAGTACCCGCAGCGCTTGGGCCGCTTCGGGGGAGCTTGGGGCCACGGCCAGGACCTCGCGGCAAAGCTCAAACTCTTCCCCTCGGGGGTGAGGGCCCTGCCGGAGCCGGTTTACGGCCTCGCGAAAGGTGGCAAGCCTGCCTTCGTCCATCACCGCGCGAGTGTATCATCCTGCGGTGTTTGTCCGGGTTGCGTTTCCGTTGGCGGTTCCTGAAGCTTTGACGTATCGGGTCCCGGAGGCCTGGGTTCCGCAGGCCCGTCCGGGGGTGAGGGTGCTGGTGCCCCTGCGCGGGCGAGCGCGGGTAGGGCTGGTGTTGGAGCAAGAAACGCAGCCCCCTGAGGGTGTTGCCACGATCTTGCCGGTGCAGGAGGTCCTGGACGAAGAACCGCTGCTTCCCCCTCACGTTTTGGAGTTGGTGCGCTTCGTGAGCGATTACTACTTTTGCCCGCCCGGCCTGGTGGCCAAAACCGCCATTCCCCCCAAGCTCATGCAGTTGCCGCCCGCTCGCTTGGAGCTGGGCCCGCGGGCGGTGGAGCTTTGGCCTGCGCTTTCGGGGAAGGCCCGGGAGCTGGTGGGGTTCTTGCTGGAAAAGCGCCGGGTTTCCCTGCCCAACCTCCGCGCCCGTGGCTTCGATCCCGATGAACTGCGCCGGCTCCTCCCGGAACTGGAGGAGCGGCAGGTGCTGCGGCTGGTGCAGCCGGCCCCCCCGCGGGAGGCGGGCAGCTGGGTTTCGGTGCTTTCGTTGGTGGCAGAACGCG
This window encodes:
- the pepT gene encoding peptidase T is translated as MAITLDSQDRKELLERFLRYVQVDTQSDENSTSFPSTEKQKDLARMLVEELKALGLSDAAMDQWGYVYATLPSNIPADHPAHGKVPTIGLIAHLDTYFGTPGGGVKPQVIENYAGGDITLPGDSNQVIRYAENPNLARCLGHTLITSDGTTLLGADDKAGIAEIMTALAWMQRHPEFLHGTVRVAFTPDEEVGRGTEHFDVPGFGARYAYTLDGSDLGEIEDETFCADSALVTVEGHDVHPGYAKDKMTNAVRVAAAIIERLPKDFLPETTEGRQPYLHPYDIRGDVSKVEVKFLVRAFSEEELHQQEATLQRIVEEVRASFPQAKVSITIKESYRNMAYAIRKEPQVLEVALEAVRRMGLEPVRKAIRGGTDGARLSFMGLLTPNIWAGGQNFHSVQEWVSLEWMAKAAECALNILALWVERAGA
- the uvrB gene encoding excinuclease ABC subunit UvrB, with protein sequence MSKPFRLVAPFAPAGDQAQAIAKLVEGFRQGLFAQTLLGVTGSGKTFTMAKVIEALNRPTLVLSHNKTLAAQLYQEFKGFFPENAVEYFVSYYDYYQPEAYVPATDTYIEKETSINEEIDRLRLSATRSLFERRDVLIVASVSCIYGLGDPAAYYGMLLLLEPSTAPGMEPVLRQLVAMQYERTQLDLVPGAFRVRGDVLEIYPPYEDHAIRVEFWDREIERISRIDPLRGVVLEDVEDRLPIYPASHYVTTRDILQQAIADIKAELDERVAELKAAGKLLEAQRLSQRTLFDLDMLSELGYCPGIENYSRHLTRRKPGEPPPTLLDYFPSDWLLIVDESHVTIPQVRGMYHGDRSRKETLVEFGFRLPSALDNRPLTFEEFMSRLHQVLFVSATPGEWEIQVSNGVVVEQLIRPTGLLDPVVEVRPAQGQVDDVIARIRERVAAGERVLVTTLTKRLAEDLTQYLSELGIRARYLHSEIDTLERTAILADLRRGVFDVLVGINLLREGLDLPEVSLVAILDADKEGYLRSHTALIQTIGRAARNVNGTAILYADTITESMRKAIEETRRRRAIQEAYNREHGIEPRTIIKDIANPLVQMANLDYHDALTQPPRVGELEVLDEKSLTKTIAELEKQMKAAAKRLEFEEAARLRDRIKELRALQVYKT
- a CDS encoding penicillin-binding protein 1A, giving the protein MGKTLLRWLLVGLLAGLAVGAIAAVVVARFIQLPAVEALTAYQPPAATVVKARDGSVIGSFAAERRLPVTFEQIPKVFRDAVLAVEDANFYKHPGVDPSGMARAFLRNVLSLSKAQGGSTITQQLARNVGIVSREKRLMRKLKEILLAIEIEQRFSKDQIFTLYANQVNFGHGVYGVEAAARFYFGKPASALTLPEAALLAGLPQRPTDLSPIDHPERALRRRNHVLKRMLEEGMIDRTTYEKAIAEPLGASPHLDRETSAAYFLEEVRRSLEEKLGSELLLEGGLTAETTLDPTLQRLAEEALREGLVELQKRLGWPGALRNLIDEGIKDLKAFRHPSWPFLKWQPGELTYAVVQEVKAQEAKLIIGSREGRLPLAEAQWTKRTSLYSLIKPGDVLLVRLKTLPPAPAPVEVSLEAEPKVEGAIVVLDNRTGAILALVGGFDFNRSQFDRAMQAKRQVGSAFKPFVYATAFEAGYSPADTILDAPVLLPDEHGLPTYCPLNYYRKYFGIVTLRYALEHSLNASAVKLQQMVGGERVIELARRLGIREELHPYPSMALGSFELPVVSTAAAYAAFANGGMAVEPFFLTKVRDAQGQVLVENRPRVRQALSEQVAFLVTHTLEGVIQRGTAAKAASLPGHLAGKTGTTDAYTDAWFIGYSPRITCAVWVGRDKKEPIGRRMTGAEAALPTWIRFMQAYLERLPAGVRDEEFQPPSSGVTLIAVDPRTGLRATPECGENVILEAVPESKVPVACSPQAHAVAELPWERQMGYYTFKPGEPITTPEAVAVANAKAAEKDN